GAGGGTGCGGTCGCTGAACACCTCGGCGTTGGCCTCGAAGACGGCGCGATGGTGATCCGTGGACGCCGCGCGGAGCTCGAGGCCGGGCGGGAGATCGGTGAGCGGGGCGCCGTCGAGGTCCAGTGTCAGGTGGACCCGTGTGAAGGCGACCTGGTAGCCGGCGGCCCGCAGGAGCGCCTCGACGGACGGGTCGTGCTCGCGGGTGTTGCCGCCGTACAGGGCGGTGCCGTCGGTGGGGTTGGCGGCCAGGTGCTCGCGGGCCTGGGCCTCCTGCCAGGCGAGGATCTGGCGGCCGTAGCCGCGGCCGCGGAAGACCGGTTCGACCCAGCCGAGCAGCAGGTAGAGACGGGTGCCGTCGGACTCGTCCCACCAGCGCAACGCCGTACAGCCGATCAACTGATCGTTGTCTAGGGCAACAAATTCCGGGGTGAAGCCGGCCCGGACGGCGTCGACGCCGTCGGTCACCGCCAGCGCGCGCAGGTCCATGGGCGCCGATTATCCCGGTGCGGGGCCGGGTTCGCAGCTGGATAATGGCCGGATGCCCACCGCGCCGTACGACGTCGCCGCTCTGCTCGGTCTGCCGGTCGAGAAGCTCGAGGAGGTCCAGCGCGCCGATCCGGCCGATCCCGGCAACGGCGTCTGGTTCCTGTGGACCGGTGGCGGGGAGTGCGTCGTGCTGCGGCGCTACCACGTACTGCGCACCAAGCTGGACCTGCTGTTCGAGGCGAAGGTGCTCGCGCATCTGACGTGCCGGGGCTGGGAAGTGCCGAGCACGGTCGCCGGCCCGATCGAGTACGCCGACCGGCTGTGGGCCGCGACGCGGTTCGTGCCCGGGCAGGCGCGGCGCAAGGAGACGGTCGCGCAGCGGGGCGAGCGAGGTGCGGTGCTGGCGCAGTTGCATGCGGACCTGCGGGATCTCGAGATCGACCTTCCGCAGCGCGAGGGGTTCTTCCAGGGCTGCGATCTGGTGGCGATGGGCAACTTCCAGGACTGGGACCCGGGCGTGCTCGCGCTCCGGGAGCTCCGCCCCGACCTGGCCGACTGGGCCGACGCCGCGATGGCCCGCGGCCGGGAACTCGTTGCCGAGCGCAAACTGCTGGAGCTGCCGCAGTCGATCGTGCACGGCGACTTCGCCGAGTGGAACGTGCACTTCGGTCCGCTGGGCGTGATCGACTTCGACCTGGCGCACGTCGACAGCCGGAGCTGGGAGTTCGTGGTCGCACGGGTGCACCGCTCGCCCGAGCTGCTCACGGCGTACCAGGAGAAGGCGACCGCGCTCGGCATCCCCTTGTCCGACGAGGAGCTCGCCGCGATCGAGCCGCTGGAGCGGATCTTCCGGATCAACATGGTGATGGCCGCCCTGTGGACCGGCCAACACACCGGCACCTTCGACCTGGTGGACATCGACCACCAACTCGCCCGAACAGGAACGCCGCGCCCCTGACACACTCGTGGTGTGCCGAGACTGGGTGAACCCGCGTTGGCAGCTGGGACTCTGCGGCTTCTGGAGCAGCCTGGGCTGCCGGGGATGCGGCCTTGGCGGGAGGGCGACGTCGCCGCCGTACGGGAGGCCTTCAGCGATGTGGAGCTCCACCGCTGGCACGTGCTGCGGATCGACGACGACGCCGAGGCGCTCGCCTGGATCGAGCAGTGGCCGGAACGGTGGGCCGCGGAGGAGGCCGCCAGCTGGGCGATCGTCGTCGACGGCCAGGCGCTCGGGCAGATCGGTCTGCGCGGAATCAACCTGTACGAGGCCAAGGCGCACCTCTCCTACTGGGTGCTCCCGGCCGCGCGCGGCCGTGGACTGGCCGGGCAGGCCGTACGGACGCTGACCGGCTGGTGCTTCGACACCCTCCGGCTGCACCGGCTGTCCATCGAGCACTCGGTGCGCAACGAGAACTCCTGCCGCGTCGCCACCAAGGCCGGCTTCCCGCGGGAGGGAACGCTGCGCGGCTCGATGCTGCACGCCGACGGCTGGCACGACGCCCACAGCCACGCCCGCCTCGCGACCGACTGATCAAAGTCTTGACATAGTCGGCGGGAACCAGTTGACTGCGACATAGTTAACACCAGAAACAAACTGGTACGGACCGGAGACGACCGCTCAGAACGTCTCCGCTCTGCGCTGTCGTGATGCCCGGATCCATTGGTGACACCAGTGGGTCTTTTCGGCGTTCCCGCAGATCTGAATGCCCTCGGCAACGGCCTGAACGCCTTACGCAGCAGGGGTTTCGCCGACTTGGTCAACTTCGGATATCGACCGGTGTGATGGCTCTTCCGCAACGCCGGGTTCTGTGTCATTCTCCCGGAGAAGAGTTCCGAGATCCTATCGGATATCGGTTCTGCTGCTGGCGGTGCGCGAGTCGTCACAGCACGTGCTGGACCAGGAAAGGGATTCGGGAGTGAGTGGAACGATCGAGGTGAAACCCGCACCACCGGCGCCGGTGGTGAAACAGGCGGTGGCCGGCGTTCGCCGCCGGCCGACCCGCCGGGCCGCGGCGGGCCGGAGTTTCGGCCGGCACTGGCAGCTCTACCTGCTGATGGTGCTGCCGATCGCGTACTTCGTGATCTTCAAGTACGTCCCGATCTCCAACGCGGTGATCGCGTTCAAGGACTACAGCCCGATCAAGGGGCCGTGGGGCAGCGAGTGGGTCGGCTTCCGGAACTTCGAGCTGTTCTTCCAGAACCCGGTGTTCTGGACCCTGGTGAAGAACACGTTCTACCTGGCCGCCTACACCGTGCTGGCCAGCTTCCCGATCCCGATCATCCTGGCGGTCGCGCTGAACGAGATCCGGGTCGGGGTCTTCAAGAAGACGGTGCAGCTGGTCACCTACGCGCCGTACTTCATCTCCACCGTGGTCGTGGTCTCGATGACGATCCTGGTGCTGTCGCCGCAGCTGGGCTTCGTGAACGACGCGATCGGGCTGTTCGGCATCCCGAAGGTCGACTTCCTCGGCAACCCGGACTACTTCCGGCACATCTACGTGTGGTCCGACGTCTGGCAGACCACCGGGTACTCCGCGGTGATCTACCTGGCCGCGCTGGCCGGCATCGACCCGGCGCTGCACGAGTCGGCCCGGATCGACGGGGCCAGCCGGGTGCAGCGGATCTGGAACGTCGACCTGCCCGGCATCATGCCGACCGCGGTGATCATCTTGATCCTCGGCGTCGGCAACATCATGTCGATCGGGTTCGAGAAGGCGTTCCTGCTGCAGAACCCGCTGAACCAGTCGAACGCCGAGATCATCGCCACCTACGTCTACAAGACCGGTCTGCTGAACGCCGACTTCTCGATGGCGACCGCGATCGGGCTGTTCAACTCCGTCGTCAACCTCGTCCTGCTGGTGGTCGTGAACTTCGTCGCCAAGCGGATCACCGGGAACGGACTGTGGTCATGAGCGTCACTCTGCAAGGCTTCCGGCGGACCGGACGGCGTCCGGAGGAGTCGCGGCGGACCGCGATCGAGGAGACCCGGACCGACAAGATCTTCCTGGTCGGCGTCAAGATCATGCTCTGGCTGGCGCTGATCGTGGTCGCCGTACCGCTGATCTACATCGTCGCCAACTCGTTCAGCAGCGCGTCGGCGGTGAGCGCCGGGCGGGTGCTGCTGTGGCCGATCGAGCCCAGCATCAAGGCCTACCAGGAGGCCTTCGGCGATCCCCTGATCATGAAGGGCTACCTGAACTCGTTCATCTACGCGATCGGCGGCACGCTGATCAGCGTCACGCTGACGATCGCGATCGCCTACCCGCTGTCGCGCAAGACGCTGTTCGGCCGCAACGTGGTGATGAGCGCGCTGATCTTCACGATGCTGTTCTCCGGCGGCCTGATCCCGACGTACCTGGTGGTCCAGGACCTCGGGATGCTGAACACCCGGTGGGCGATGGTGATCCCGAGCGCGATCGGCGTCTGGCAGGTCATCATCGCGCGCACCTTCTTCCGCTCGACGATTCCCGACGAGCTCTACGAGGCCGCCACCATCGACGGCGCCAGCGACCTGCGCTTCCTCTGGTCGATCGTGCTGCCGCTGTCCAAGCCCGTGATCGCGGTCATCGCCTTGATGTACGCGATCTTCCAGTGGAACAGCTACTTCGACGCCCTGATCTACCTGAAGGACCCAGGCCTCTACCCGTTGCAGATCGTGCTGCGCAACGTGCTGATCCTGAACACCCTCTCCGGGTCGACCACTACCACCAACCTGGCGCAGCAGCTCGAACAGCAACAGCTGGCCAACGTCTTGAAGTACGCGCTCATCGTCATCTCGAGCCTGCCCGTACTGGTCATCTATCCCTTCGTCGCCCGCCACTTCACCAAGGGCGTCATGGTCGGCGCAGTCAAGGGCTGAGAAGCCCATCCAGAAAGGAACACCGCAATGCGCTCATCCGTGCGCACGCTCACCGCGCTCGCCGCGGCCGGCCTGCTGGCCACCCTGGCCGCGTGCAGCTCCGACAAGTCCGACGCGGTCGCCAACGAGACGACGGCCGACGGCAAGACCGTCATCGACGTGTTCACGCCGGCCGACCAGACCATGAACCTGGACACCAACTCGGTGACCAAGGTCATGAGCGACAAGTTCAAGCTCCAGTTCAAGTGGCAGACGACGACGTTCGACGCCGGCCCGGCCAAGGAGAAGCGGCAGATCTCGCTGGCCAGCGGTGACTACCCCGACCTGTTCTTCCTGATCCCGTGGGTCGACGGCTTCAGCAAGGCCGAGGTGCTCAAGCTCGGCCAGCAGGGCGTCGCCGTCCCGCTCGAGCAGCTGATCAAGGACAACGCCCCGAACATCCAGAAGTTCCTGGACGAGAACAAGGCCTACAAGGAGGAGTCGACCACGCCGGACGGGCACATCTACGCGCTGCCGCAGTGGGCCGACTGCTACCACTGCAGCTTCCCGAACAAGCTGTGGATGAACTCCACCTGGCTGAAGAAGCTCGGCCTGCAGCAGCCGAAGACCCCGGAGGAGCTGCGCACGGTCCTGAAGGCCTTCAAGACCCAGGACCCGAACGGCAACGGCAAGGCCGACGAGATCCCGCTGACCGCGGACACCCAGGACGGCACCCTGATCTCGTACCTGATGGGCGCGTACGCCTACCCGCCGGTCGGCGCGAACAACGGCGTCCAGGGCCTGATCACCCTGAACGGCGACAAGGTCGTCAGCCCGCTGGTCACCCCGGAGTGGCGCGATGGCCTGAAGTTCATCGCCTCGCTCTACAAGGAGGGCCTGATCGACCAGGGCGCGTTCACCCAGAACGCGGCCGCGCTGCAGGCCCAGGGCAACGACCCGAAGGCGGTCCGGATCGGCTCCGCGTCGATGCTGCACCCGTACATCTTCGTGCAGTCCGACTCCAAGGACGGCCGGGACAAGCAGTACGACTCGGTCCCGCCACTGACCGGCCCGAACGGCAAGAGCTACTCCGGCGAGCAGTATCTGCCGACGCTCAACTACACCTTCATGCTGACCAACAAGTCCAGCAAGGAGGCACAGGTCGCGGCGATCAAGATGCTCGACTACATCTTCACCGACGAGGGCCAGATCATCACCAACAACGGCCCCGAGGGCGTCGGCTGGAACAAGCCCGCCGCTGGTGAGGTCGGGCTCGACGCCAACACCAAGCCGCTGTACAAGCCGGTCCAGAACGCGCCGAAGAACATCAGCTGGGGCGCGCTCGCGCAGTACCACAACGTGCTCGCGTTCCGGAACGCGCAGGTCACCCCGACCGACATCTACACCGGCGCCGGCTACGAGCGGCGGTTGTTCCAGGCCACGAAGCAGTACGACGGTCACGGCGACCGGGCGCAGGTGTACCCGCAGGCCGTGGTCTGGCCGGACCCGAGCCTGAGCGGTGAGCTGGCCACGCTGCAGACCAACCTGAACAACTACGTGACCCAGAACCAGTTGGCGTTCATCACCGGGTCGAAGAACATCGACTCCGACTGGGACACCTACGTCAAGGGTCTGGACAGCACCGGAATGCCGCGCTTCCTGGAGATCAACCAGCAGGCGTACGACAAGTACAAGTCCGGCAGCAAGTAACCAGAAAACCGAAGGAAGACCATGTCGCACGAGTTGTGGTTCTCGACGCCCGCACCGGATTGGTTCGAGGCGTTGCCGATCGGGAACGGACACCTCGGCGGCATGGTCTTCGGCCGGATCGCCGACGAGCGGATCGCGCTCAACCT
The Kribbella italica DNA segment above includes these coding regions:
- a CDS encoding GNAT family N-acetyltransferase, which produces MDLRALAVTDGVDAVRAGFTPEFVALDNDQLIGCTALRWWDESDGTRLYLLLGWVEPVFRGRGYGRQILAWQEAQAREHLAANPTDGTALYGGNTREHDPSVEALLRAAGYQVAFTRVHLTLDLDGAPLTDLPPGLELRAASTDHHRAVFEANAEVFSDRTLGYVQDTFEEFEREAADDFPDHELWTLAYDGDQLAGWVISTEEEEGLADTPWVGVRPAYRRQGLASALLRANHAQLLDHGITTSGIWTLAENPTGSVAPYESLGYHEDARQPRYRKPV
- a CDS encoding phosphotransferase enzyme family protein, with amino-acid sequence MPTAPYDVAALLGLPVEKLEEVQRADPADPGNGVWFLWTGGGECVVLRRYHVLRTKLDLLFEAKVLAHLTCRGWEVPSTVAGPIEYADRLWAATRFVPGQARRKETVAQRGERGAVLAQLHADLRDLEIDLPQREGFFQGCDLVAMGNFQDWDPGVLALRELRPDLADWADAAMARGRELVAERKLLELPQSIVHGDFAEWNVHFGPLGVIDFDLAHVDSRSWEFVVARVHRSPELLTAYQEKATALGIPLSDEELAAIEPLERIFRINMVMAALWTGQHTGTFDLVDIDHQLARTGTPRP
- a CDS encoding GNAT family N-acetyltransferase, producing the protein MPRLGEPALAAGTLRLLEQPGLPGMRPWREGDVAAVREAFSDVELHRWHVLRIDDDAEALAWIEQWPERWAAEEAASWAIVVDGQALGQIGLRGINLYEAKAHLSYWVLPAARGRGLAGQAVRTLTGWCFDTLRLHRLSIEHSVRNENSCRVATKAGFPREGTLRGSMLHADGWHDAHSHARLATD
- a CDS encoding ABC transporter permease subunit, whose protein sequence is MSGTIEVKPAPPAPVVKQAVAGVRRRPTRRAAAGRSFGRHWQLYLLMVLPIAYFVIFKYVPISNAVIAFKDYSPIKGPWGSEWVGFRNFELFFQNPVFWTLVKNTFYLAAYTVLASFPIPIILAVALNEIRVGVFKKTVQLVTYAPYFISTVVVVSMTILVLSPQLGFVNDAIGLFGIPKVDFLGNPDYFRHIYVWSDVWQTTGYSAVIYLAALAGIDPALHESARIDGASRVQRIWNVDLPGIMPTAVIILILGVGNIMSIGFEKAFLLQNPLNQSNAEIIATYVYKTGLLNADFSMATAIGLFNSVVNLVLLVVVNFVAKRITGNGLWS
- a CDS encoding carbohydrate ABC transporter permease, whose product is MSVTLQGFRRTGRRPEESRRTAIEETRTDKIFLVGVKIMLWLALIVVAVPLIYIVANSFSSASAVSAGRVLLWPIEPSIKAYQEAFGDPLIMKGYLNSFIYAIGGTLISVTLTIAIAYPLSRKTLFGRNVVMSALIFTMLFSGGLIPTYLVVQDLGMLNTRWAMVIPSAIGVWQVIIARTFFRSTIPDELYEAATIDGASDLRFLWSIVLPLSKPVIAVIALMYAIFQWNSYFDALIYLKDPGLYPLQIVLRNVLILNTLSGSTTTTNLAQQLEQQQLANVLKYALIVISSLPVLVIYPFVARHFTKGVMVGAVKG
- a CDS encoding extracellular solute-binding protein; the protein is MRSSVRTLTALAAAGLLATLAACSSDKSDAVANETTADGKTVIDVFTPADQTMNLDTNSVTKVMSDKFKLQFKWQTTTFDAGPAKEKRQISLASGDYPDLFFLIPWVDGFSKAEVLKLGQQGVAVPLEQLIKDNAPNIQKFLDENKAYKEESTTPDGHIYALPQWADCYHCSFPNKLWMNSTWLKKLGLQQPKTPEELRTVLKAFKTQDPNGNGKADEIPLTADTQDGTLISYLMGAYAYPPVGANNGVQGLITLNGDKVVSPLVTPEWRDGLKFIASLYKEGLIDQGAFTQNAAALQAQGNDPKAVRIGSASMLHPYIFVQSDSKDGRDKQYDSVPPLTGPNGKSYSGEQYLPTLNYTFMLTNKSSKEAQVAAIKMLDYIFTDEGQIITNNGPEGVGWNKPAAGEVGLDANTKPLYKPVQNAPKNISWGALAQYHNVLAFRNAQVTPTDIYTGAGYERRLFQATKQYDGHGDRAQVYPQAVVWPDPSLSGELATLQTNLNNYVTQNQLAFITGSKNIDSDWDTYVKGLDSTGMPRFLEINQQAYDKYKSGSK